A genomic segment from Anaerolineae bacterium encodes:
- a CDS encoding ABC transporter permease — MRSLRQQSAQISPPVVALLLSILLFLAGGLINPNFLNINQAVNIVRLASFLGIIAAGQTLVIISGGEGIDLSAGAVVTLGAILTFRLSSGQNDLILPALLVVLVVGAVIGFLNGLGIIVLQVPPLVMTLGMTGVVQGTILVLTQGELIGNMPPLLGRLIAEPLILGIPGVVILWVLVGLGMWLLLERTTYGKQLFAIGVNRTTARLSGVRVPFIVIITYTLSGVLAAFGGFVLLGFTQTVFLNLGGPYQFPAIAAVVVGGTVLSGGKGSYWGTMSGALVLTLIESLLRALQLQEAYKLITLGITLVVLISIYGRQRSVRQ, encoded by the coding sequence TCCTCCTGTTTCTGGCTGGCGGCCTGATCAACCCGAATTTTCTGAATATCAATCAGGCTGTGAATATCGTCCGCCTGGCTTCATTTCTGGGGATTATCGCTGCCGGGCAAACGCTGGTGATCATCAGCGGTGGTGAAGGTATCGATCTGTCAGCCGGGGCGGTGGTGACGCTGGGAGCCATCCTGACCTTCCGCCTGAGTAGTGGTCAGAATGACCTGATCCTGCCAGCGTTGCTGGTCGTGCTGGTAGTTGGTGCGGTGATCGGATTTTTGAACGGCCTGGGGATCATCGTGCTGCAGGTGCCGCCGCTGGTGATGACGCTGGGTATGACCGGCGTGGTGCAGGGCACGATCCTGGTGCTGACCCAGGGCGAACTGATCGGCAACATGCCACCGTTGCTGGGCCGCCTGATCGCTGAGCCGTTGATTCTGGGCATTCCCGGCGTGGTGATCCTGTGGGTACTGGTCGGGCTGGGCATGTGGCTGCTGCTGGAGCGCACGACTTACGGCAAGCAGTTATTCGCGATCGGCGTCAACCGCACGACGGCCCGGCTGTCCGGCGTGCGCGTGCCGTTCATTGTCATCATCACGTATACGCTCAGTGGCGTACTGGCGGCTTTTGGCGGGTTTGTGCTGCTGGGCTTTACCCAGACGGTCTTCCTTAACCTGGGTGGGCCGTACCAGTTTCCGGCGATTGCGGCGGTGGTGGTCGGCGGGACGGTGCTTTCCGGCGGCAAGGGTAGCTACTGGGGCACGATGTCCGGCGCGCTCGTCCTGACCCTGATCGAGAGTCTGCTGCGGGCGCTGCAGCTTCAGGAAGCCTACAAGCTGATAACGCTGGGGATCACCCTCGTGGTGCTGATCTCCATTTATGGCCGCCAGCGGAGCGTCCGACAGTGA